From Desulfuromonas soudanensis, the proteins below share one genomic window:
- a CDS encoding dienelactone hydrolase family protein: protein MKRILTLFSLFLFTSTALAAGTAVTYEVDGQPYEGYYVTPAPGAPLVFLVHDWDGLTDYEVKRSEMLADMGYAVFAVDLFGKGVRPTTLEEKQKLTGALYGDRARMRALLQGGLNAAKKQGGDVKNAVAIGYCFGGAAILELARSGADLKGFVAFHGGLTTPEGQDYRQTKGTLLVLHGTADSSVSMEDFATLAVALETAGVTHEMTTYSGAPHAFTVFGSDRYRKDADEKSWKRFGEFLRETLR, encoded by the coding sequence ATGAAAAGAATATTGACCCTGTTCTCCCTGTTCCTTTTCACCTCGACCGCGCTGGCCGCCGGAACTGCGGTCACCTACGAAGTCGACGGCCAACCGTACGAAGGTTACTACGTCACCCCCGCACCCGGCGCCCCGCTCGTCTTCCTGGTCCACGACTGGGACGGCCTCACCGACTACGAGGTGAAACGCTCGGAGATGCTTGCGGATATGGGATATGCGGTCTTTGCCGTCGATCTCTTCGGCAAGGGAGTCCGACCGACGACGCTGGAGGAGAAGCAGAAGCTGACCGGCGCCCTCTACGGCGACCGGGCGCGGATGCGCGCCTTGCTGCAGGGGGGACTGAATGCAGCGAAAAAACAGGGAGGGGATGTCAAAAACGCCGTGGCCATCGGCTACTGCTTCGGCGGCGCGGCGATCCTCGAACTCGCACGCTCCGGAGCCGACCTCAAAGGATTCGTCGCCTTCCACGGCGGACTGACGACCCCCGAGGGGCAAGACTACCGGCAGACCAAGGGGACGCTCCTGGTTCTGCACGGCACAGCCGACAGCAGCGTGTCGATGGAAGATTTTGCCACACTGGCCGTCGCCCTCGAAACGGCCGGAGTGACCCACGAGATGACGACCTACAGCGGAGCCCCCCACGCCTTCACGGTTTTCGGCAGCGACCGCTACCGCAAGGACGCCGACGAGAAGTCCTGGAAACGCTTTGGTGAGTTTTTAAGGGAGACGCTGCGTTAG
- a CDS encoding alpha/beta fold hydrolase, whose product MEANLDGVAIEYEDGGCGPAVMVLHDDPSGSELRGHFIPLVQAGYRVILSNLGVSDGREQGRAAAAVALLNYLGVGRAVILGISRGGQVLLELMETYPGRVAAGSLVVSDETVLALRRSAGERGEDGNGMDAFRKARLSASSSFAAPVDRRILPAWVERIRVRVGGRRDLHSLLAAMDLPPLLAAEPSQDPPSAPVPTRSWRPIRTLNGHLAPLLDALFPRDEAPDEEILSDRT is encoded by the coding sequence ATGGAAGCAAATCTTGATGGGGTGGCGATCGAATATGAGGACGGCGGTTGCGGTCCGGCGGTGATGGTACTTCACGACGATCCTTCCGGCAGCGAACTGCGCGGCCATTTCATCCCTCTGGTTCAGGCCGGTTACCGGGTGATCCTCAGCAACCTCGGGGTATCGGACGGCAGGGAGCAGGGGCGTGCCGCGGCCGCCGTGGCCCTGCTCAACTATCTCGGCGTCGGCCGGGCGGTGATCCTCGGCATTTCGCGGGGAGGGCAGGTGCTGCTCGAATTGATGGAGACCTATCCCGGACGGGTGGCGGCGGGGAGCCTGGTGGTCAGCGATGAAACGGTCCTGGCCCTGCGACGGAGTGCGGGGGAAAGGGGTGAGGACGGCAACGGCATGGACGCCTTCAGGAAGGCCCGCCTTTCGGCCTCCTCCTCCTTTGCGGCTCCGGTCGATCGTCGGATCCTCCCCGCCTGGGTGGAGCGCATTCGCGTCCGCGTCGGCGGCCGAAGGGATCTCCACTCCCTGTTGGCCGCCATGGACCTTCCGCCCCTGCTGGCGGCGGAACCCTCTCAGGACCCGCCCTCCGCTCCCGTCCCGACCCGGAGCTGGCGTCCGATCCGCACCCTCAACGGGCACCTGGCGCCCCTCCTCGACGCTCTCTTTCCCCGGGATGAGGCGCCGGACGAAGAGATCCTCTCCGACCGGACCTGA
- a CDS encoding Rdx family protein translates to MEVTIEYCNRUGYREHAASLAARIREAMAADVSLIESSGGVFEVVVDGRLVYSKKETGEFPDEELLTEKIRGR, encoded by the coding sequence ATGGAAGTCACCATCGAATACTGCAACAGGTGAGGTTATCGCGAGCACGCCGCCAGTCTGGCGGCGAGGATCAGGGAAGCGATGGCCGCGGACGTCAGTCTCATCGAATCGAGCGGCGGGGTCTTTGAGGTTGTCGTCGACGGCAGGCTGGTCTATTCCAAAAAAGAGACGGGTGAGTTCCCCGACGAGGAGCTGCTGACAGAAAAAATCCGCGGAAGGTAG
- a CDS encoding DUF1722 domain-containing protein, giving the protein MRIWDINPGYLNRQSLLGEHRELHGIVSILVNGKRGYSRHPETLRWAGFGWALRQRHQLLAAEMELRGYTDRSPVATLANRGLWPTTWIDEPFRQLQILEDKYRDREPGRIPLPKNAQQFWSQHKYSVLARNVPLYRELGREVAAMKPGDDFSPLVRRLTELLRTPPATGGLINALQHMWGYVSKDDSAQGGDVAAWDPGRLLDEIQRRARSSKEPYLMMSTALSELKAWLPES; this is encoded by the coding sequence ATGCGCATCTGGGACATCAATCCGGGATATCTGAACCGGCAGAGCCTCCTCGGCGAGCACCGTGAACTTCACGGCATCGTTTCGATTCTGGTCAACGGGAAGAGGGGATATTCCCGCCATCCGGAAACCTTGCGGTGGGCCGGCTTCGGCTGGGCGTTGCGGCAGCGCCACCAGTTGCTCGCCGCTGAAATGGAACTGCGCGGCTATACCGACCGCTCGCCGGTGGCCACCCTTGCCAACAGGGGGCTGTGGCCGACGACCTGGATCGACGAGCCCTTCCGGCAGTTGCAAATTCTTGAAGACAAATATCGCGACAGGGAGCCGGGACGCATCCCCCTGCCGAAAAACGCCCAGCAATTCTGGAGCCAGCATAAATATTCGGTCCTGGCGCGCAACGTCCCTCTCTACCGGGAACTGGGCAGGGAGGTCGCGGCGATGAAACCGGGGGACGACTTTTCGCCCCTGGTCAGGAGGCTCACGGAACTGCTGCGGACTCCCCCGGCAACCGGCGGATTAATCAACGCGCTGCAGCACATGTGGGGATACGTGTCAAAGGACGATTCGGCTCAGGGAGGCGACGTCGCCGCCTGGGACCCGGGCCGTCTCCTCGATGAGATCCAGCGCCGCGCCCGTTCCTCCAAAGAGCCGTACCTGATGATGTCCACCGCCCTGAGCGAGCTGAAGGCGTGGCTGCCAGAGTCCTGA
- the msrA gene encoding peptide-methionine (S)-S-oxide reductase MsrA: MTKRGETTLLAAGCFWCVEAVFSRIRGVEEVVSGYAGGTVENPTYEEVCSGATGHAEAVRITFDPEVISLAELLEVFWHIHDPTTLNRQGADAGTQYRSAIFYLDERQKEVAERSRRAAGEAGNWPDPIVTEIVPFSNFYPAEKVHQNYFEQNSFQPYCRMVIDPKIRKLQKNFAEKLKTPSA; the protein is encoded by the coding sequence ATGACAAAGAGAGGGGAAACGACGCTCCTTGCCGCAGGGTGCTTCTGGTGCGTCGAGGCGGTCTTCAGCCGGATCAGGGGGGTGGAGGAGGTCGTCTCGGGGTACGCCGGCGGGACGGTGGAAAACCCCACCTATGAGGAGGTCTGCAGCGGAGCCACCGGCCATGCAGAGGCTGTGCGCATTACCTTCGATCCGGAGGTGATCTCCCTGGCCGAGCTCCTCGAGGTCTTCTGGCACATCCACGACCCGACCACCCTCAACCGCCAGGGAGCCGACGCTGGCACCCAATACCGCTCGGCCATCTTCTACCTCGACGAGAGGCAGAAGGAGGTCGCCGAGAGATCGAGACGCGCAGCCGGGGAGGCGGGGAACTGGCCCGACCCGATCGTCACCGAGATCGTCCCCTTCAGCAACTTCTACCCGGCAGAAAAAGTCCACCAAAATTACTTCGAGCAAAACTCCTTCCAGCCCTACTGCCGGATGGTCATCGACCCGAAGATCAGAAAGTTGCAGAAGAACTTTGCCGAGAAGCTGAAGACGCCATCGGCCTGA
- a CDS encoding superoxide dismutase, with translation MTIALPELPFPIAALEPHISARTFEFHHGKHHKAYVDNTNKLIEGTPLAGKDLESIILAAAGDQAKKGLFNNAAQVWNHSFFWKCLKPGGGGKPTGKVAARIDADLGGYEKFAADFKNAGATQFGSGWAWLVLKDGKLEIAQTANAETPLTKGHKPLLVVDVWEHGYYLDYQNRRPDFLQAFLDHLVNWDFVNANLG, from the coding sequence ATGACCATCGCCCTGCCCGAACTCCCCTTTCCCATAGCCGCTCTGGAACCCCATATCAGTGCGCGCACCTTCGAGTTTCACCACGGCAAGCACCACAAGGCCTACGTCGACAACACCAACAAGCTGATCGAGGGGACTCCCCTGGCCGGCAAGGACCTCGAGTCGATCATCCTGGCGGCCGCCGGCGACCAGGCCAAGAAGGGGCTGTTCAACAACGCCGCCCAGGTCTGGAACCACAGCTTCTTCTGGAAGTGCCTGAAACCCGGAGGGGGCGGCAAGCCGACGGGGAAGGTGGCCGCCAGAATCGACGCCGACCTCGGCGGCTACGAGAAGTTCGCCGCCGATTTCAAAAACGCCGGCGCCACCCAGTTCGGCAGCGGCTGGGCCTGGCTGGTCCTCAAGGATGGCAAACTGGAGATTGCCCAGACCGCCAACGCTGAAACCCCGCTGACCAAGGGGCATAAGCCGCTGCTGGTGGTCGATGTCTGGGAACATGGCTATTACCTCGATTACCAGAACCGTCGTCCTGACTTTCTTCAGGCCTTCCTCGACCACCTGGTCAACTGGGACTTCGTCAACGCCAACCTCGGCTGA
- a CDS encoding substrate-binding domain-containing protein has product MSVKEWLLIVSLLLCAASAWSSTEEPTKRLLVYGPGGPHHVIEECAELFEERHGIDVAVFKAMPVELGQKLRENGDIYFGGAEYMLESFDRRHPGVLDMTSAEKLHPRRMGVLVRKGNPLNIKGTEDLRQKEVGILDVKLENMRHFHGAPSGLSSNIRKFEYTGQQGAAAWLSTPEIDAWVTYKSWHFFLEAESDFIEIPGDAGLRFTPVALTRQTPNREAALQFISFLKSEEARRVFEEHGWY; this is encoded by the coding sequence ATGTCAGTCAAAGAGTGGCTCCTGATCGTCTCCCTGCTCCTCTGCGCGGCCTCGGCCTGGTCTTCAACGGAGGAGCCGACAAAGCGCCTGCTCGTCTATGGCCCCGGTGGCCCTCATCACGTGATCGAGGAGTGCGCAGAACTCTTCGAGGAGCGGCACGGGATCGATGTCGCGGTCTTCAAGGCCATGCCCGTTGAACTGGGCCAAAAGCTCCGGGAAAATGGAGATATCTACTTCGGCGGGGCCGAATACATGCTGGAGAGTTTCGACCGCCGCCATCCCGGTGTGCTCGACATGACCTCGGCAGAAAAACTCCATCCGCGGCGCATGGGGGTCCTCGTGCGCAAGGGGAATCCCCTGAACATCAAGGGGACCGAGGACCTGCGGCAAAAAGAGGTCGGAATCCTCGATGTCAAACTTGAGAACATGAGACACTTCCATGGCGCGCCCTCGGGGCTGAGCAGCAACATCCGGAAGTTCGAGTACACCGGGCAGCAGGGGGCTGCGGCCTGGCTCTCCACCCCGGAGATCGATGCCTGGGTGACCTACAAATCCTGGCACTTTTTTCTCGAGGCCGAATCGGACTTCATCGAAATCCCCGGAGACGCCGGACTGCGCTTCACACCGGTGGCCCTGACCCGGCAGACTCCCAACAGGGAGGCAGCGCTGCAGTTCATTTCCTTCTTGAAGTCGGAGGAGGCGCGCCGGGTCTTTGAGGAACACGGGTGGTACTAA
- a CDS encoding ferritin-like domain-containing protein yields MNVFDFAMKMEVDGKAYYEKLAKKADLAGLKTIFSRLAEDEQKHYDIFQELKAGARAPAMPETTILNEARNIFAELPKGEAALKNVADDLEAYQHAMKLETDSFRLYEDAAAKEKDPGVKALLLKIAGEEHKHFNILGNIFHFVNAPNQFLAWREFSNLDEFHQFGRDVDR; encoded by the coding sequence ATGAACGTATTCGATTTTGCGATGAAGATGGAAGTGGATGGCAAGGCCTATTACGAAAAACTCGCCAAAAAGGCCGATTTGGCCGGGTTGAAAACCATCTTCTCCCGCCTGGCCGAGGATGAGCAGAAGCACTACGATATTTTTCAGGAGTTGAAAGCGGGGGCCAGGGCCCCGGCCATGCCGGAGACGACGATCCTCAATGAAGCCAGAAACATCTTTGCCGAACTGCCGAAAGGCGAGGCGGCCCTGAAAAATGTCGCTGACGACCTCGAGGCCTATCAGCATGCCATGAAGCTTGAAACGGACAGTTTTCGCCTCTATGAAGATGCAGCGGCCAAGGAAAAAGACCCGGGGGTCAAGGCCCTGCTCCTGAAGATCGCCGGCGAGGAGCACAAGCACTTCAACATCCTCGGGAACATCTTCCACTTCGTCAACGCCCCCAACCAGTTCCTCGCCTGGCGCGAATTCAGCAACCTCGACGAGTTCCATCAGTTCGGCCGGGATGTCGATCGCTGA
- a CDS encoding NADPH:quinone reductase, which yields MKAIRVHEFGPPEAMLLEEVPPLAPGPGEVVVRLQAVGVNPVDTYIRSGLYAPDLPLPYTPGSDGAGIIEAVGTGVRHRTVGQRVYVARSLSGTYAEAALCKEFHTHPLPEKTSFGQGAAIGVPYGAAFRALFQRAHAVPGETVLVHGASGGVGIAAVQLARAAGLRVIGTAGTAEGEALVAAQGAHHVLNHREKGYLEKLPELTCGAGVDVILEMLANVNLDRDLGVLAKGGRVVVIGSRGRVEIDPRTAMGREAAILGMILFAASDKEQASMHAALAEGMRNGTLQPVVSRELPLAKAAAAHHAVMETSTCGKIVLLP from the coding sequence ATGAAAGCGATCCGTGTCCATGAATTCGGTCCTCCCGAAGCAATGCTGCTCGAAGAGGTCCCCCCCCTCGCCCCCGGTCCGGGTGAAGTGGTGGTCCGACTGCAAGCCGTCGGCGTCAACCCCGTCGACACCTATATCCGCTCCGGCCTCTATGCTCCGGACCTCCCCCTCCCCTACACCCCCGGCAGCGACGGCGCGGGGATCATCGAGGCCGTCGGCACCGGCGTCAGGCACCGCACCGTCGGCCAGAGGGTCTACGTCGCCCGCTCCCTCTCCGGCACCTACGCCGAAGCGGCTCTCTGCAAGGAGTTCCACACCCATCCGCTCCCGGAAAAAACGAGCTTCGGCCAGGGAGCGGCGATCGGCGTTCCTTACGGGGCGGCCTTCCGGGCCCTCTTCCAGCGGGCGCACGCGGTTCCGGGGGAGACGGTCCTGGTCCATGGCGCCAGCGGCGGGGTCGGGATTGCCGCGGTGCAGCTCGCCCGGGCCGCCGGACTGCGGGTGATCGGTACCGCCGGAACCGCAGAGGGGGAGGCGCTGGTGGCCGCCCAGGGGGCCCACCATGTCCTCAATCACCGCGAAAAGGGGTATCTCGAGAAGTTGCCGGAACTGACCTGCGGCGCCGGAGTCGACGTCATCCTGGAGATGCTGGCCAACGTCAATCTCGACCGCGACCTCGGGGTGCTCGCCAAGGGGGGACGGGTGGTGGTGATCGGCAGTCGCGGCCGGGTGGAGATCGACCCGCGCACCGCCATGGGACGGGAAGCCGCCATCCTCGGCATGATTCTTTTTGCCGCCAGCGACAAGGAACAGGCAAGCATGCACGCCGCCCTTGCCGAAGGGATGAGAAACGGAACGCTGCAACCGGTTGTGAGCCGCGAGCTCCCCCTGGCCAAGGCAGCGGCGGCCCACCACGCGGTGATGGAGACGAGCACCTGTGGCAAGATTGTTCTCCTCCCCTGA